Proteins from a single region of Peromyscus eremicus chromosome 9, PerEre_H2_v1, whole genome shotgun sequence:
- the LOC131920075 gene encoding olfactory receptor 11G2-like, whose protein sequence is MKTLSSTSNSSTITGFILLGFPCSREEQILLFVLFFIVYLLTLMGNASIICAVRWDQRLHTPMYLLLANFSFLEIWYVTSTVPNMLANFLSDTKVISFSGCFLQFYFFFSLGSTECFFLAVMAFDRYLAICRPLHYPALMTGHFCNILVISCWVLGFLWFPVPIIIISQMSFCGSRIIDHFLCDPGPLLALSCSIAPLMEFFWPIIMSLLLFVPFFFIMGSYMLVLRAVFKVPSREGRRKAFSTCGPHMTVVSLFYGSVMVMYVSPTSEHSAGMQKIVTLIYSVLTPLINPVIYSLRNKDMKHAMKKLLKT, encoded by the coding sequence ATGAAAACCCTCAGCAGCACCAGTAACTCCAGCACCATCACTGGCTTCATCCTCCTGGGATTCCCCTGCTCCAGGGAAGAGCAGATCCTCCTCTTTGTACTCTTCTTCATTGTCTACCTCCTCACACTCATGGGCAATGCTTCCATCATCTGTGCTGTGCGCTGGGATCAGAGATTGCACACCCCCATGTACCTGCTGCTGGCCAACTTCTCCTTCCTGGAGATCTGGTATGTCACCTCCACAGTTCCCAACATGTTGGCCAACTTCCTCTCTGACACCAAGGTCATCTCCTTCTCTGGATGCTTCCTGCagttctatttcttcttctccttggGGTCCACAGAATGCTTCTTCCTGGCAGTCATGGCCTTTGACCGCTACCTTGCCATCTGCAGACCTCTACACTATCCTGCTCTTATGACTGGGCACTTCTGTAACATCCTTGTGATCAGTTGCTGGGTGCTTGGTTTCCTCTGGTTCCCCGttcccatcatcatcatctcccaGATGTCCTTCTGTGGATCCAGGATTATAGACCATTTCCTATGTGACCCAGGCCCTCTGTTGGCCCTCAGCTGTTCCATAGCCCCACTGATGGAATTTTTCTGGCCAATAATAATGTCTCTGCtcctttttgttccttttttcttcaTCATGGGATCTTATATGTTGGTCCTGCGAGCAGTGTTTAAAGTTCCttcaagagaaggaagaagaaaggccttCTCCACTTGTGGGCCCCATATGACTGTGGTTTCTCTTTTCTATGGCTCAGTGATGGTCATGTATGTGAGCCCAACCTCTGAACATTCAGCTGGAATGCAGAAGATTGTGACTCTTATTTATTCTGTGCTTACTCCACTCATTAATCCTGTAATATATAGTCTGAGGAACAAAGATATGAAACATGCAATGAAGAAGCTTTTGAAAACATGA